Proteins from one Harpia harpyja isolate bHarHar1 chromosome 24, bHarHar1 primary haplotype, whole genome shotgun sequence genomic window:
- the TRIM28 gene encoding transcription intermediary factor 1-beta isoform X4 yields the protein MSGLAVESVDGAVGKRPDSLDLLERCGVCRERLRAEREPRLLPCLHSVCRECLRAAPGPAAAPPPPDGLVIDCPICKHQCHLKDVVENYFLRDRGAEAAATSQGSSQCCTSCEDNAPATSYCVECSEPLCETCVEAHQRVKYTKDHTVRATGSGKAKEGERAVYCSVHKHEPLVLFCDTCDTLTCRDCQLNTHKDHKYQFLEDAVRNQRKMLATLVKRLGDKHANLQRSTKEVRNFIRQVTDVQKRVQVDVKMAILQIMKELNKRGKVLVSDAQRVTEGQQEKLERQHWAMTKLQRHQEHILRFASWALESDNSTALLLSKKLICFQLHRALKMIVDPVEPQGDMKFQWDLNAWTKSAESFGTIISERSLPPPSLSPQLPAASPRGPSPAAGALQGPLQATVVSKGQYAPSPLLQPPTGPQIGAEEGQGTPGVPQSGGLGLGMPTLPQFPLGTEGLGCPELSPPHLYPQTAESPEDVAAVTELANGPPEAAVTGAKRSRPPGGPVSTLLRKVPRVSLERLDLDLSGAAQPPVFRVFPGTSAEDFSLIVIERGAQPRLPVPFTVKVEQQEAAIGDTQDTKPVGLLPEHPGVLGPPGASLGLGSAPPAAPPIPGVSCCRVCCQAGAVVMCDLCERCYHLDCHLPALQEVPSPEWRCLLCQDLPPPSEDVADGFEEGLPHKLCPQDQQKCEYVLLELLCHEPCRPLHRLSSSPEHHDAIDLTLIRAKLQQKLTPYYRCPEEFAHDVWRMIRQFSRLTEDKADVQSILGLQRFFEARLSAAFGDRKFSSALLLKPVIPLDEAEGSPAPPAGPLGP from the exons tGATCGACTGCCCCATCTGCAAACACCAATGTCACCTGAAGGATGTCGTGGAGAACTACTTTCTGAGGGACAGAGGGGCCGAGGCAGCTGCCACCAGCCAGGGGTCGAGTCAG TGCTGCACGAGCTGCGAGGACAACGCGCCGGCCACCAGCTACTGCGTGGAGTGCTCGGAGCCGCTCTGCGAGACCTGCGTGGAGGCCCACCAGCGGGTCAAGTACACCAAGGACCACACGGTCCGGGCCACAG GCAGCGGCAAGGCGAAGGAGGGGGAGCGCGCCGTGTACTGCTCCGTGCACAAGCACGAGCCGCTGGTGCTCTTCTGTGACACGTGCGACACGCTCACCTGCCGTGACTGCCAGCTCAACACCCACAAGGACCACAA GTACCAGTTTCTGGAGGATGCGGTGAGGAACCAGCGCAAGATGCTGGCGACGCTGGTGAAGCGCCTGGGCGACAAACACGCCAACCTGCAGCGCTCCACCAAGGAAGTGCGCAACTT CATTCGTCAGGTGACGGACGTACAGAAGCGGGTGCAGGTGGATGTGAAGATGGCCATCCTCCAGATCATGAAGGAGCTCAACAAGCGTGGCAAGGTGCTGGTGAGCGATGCCCAG AGGGTGACGGAGGGgcagcaggagaagctggagCGGCAGCACTGGGCCATGACCAAGCTGCAGCGGCACCAGGAACACATCCTCCGCTTCGCATCCTGGGCCCTAGAGAGCGACAACAGCACCGCTCTGCTGCTCTCCAAGAAGCTG ATCTGCTTCCAGCTCCACCGTGCCCTCAAGATGATCGTGGACCCCGTGGAGCCGCAGGGTGACATGAAGTTCCAGTGGGACCTTAACGCCTGGACCAAGAGCGCTGAGAGCTTTG GCACCATCATCTCAGAGCGGAGCCTCCCCCCGCCATCCCTCAGCCCCCAGCTACCGGCTGCCAGCCCCCgtggccccagccctgctgcaggtgcCTTGCAG GGGCCCCTGCAAGCCACAGTGGTGAGCAAAGGGCAATACGCTCCCagtcccctcctgcagccccccacgGGACCCCAAATCGGAGCTGAGGAGGGGCAGGGGACCCCCGGCGTCCCACAGAGCGGTGGGTTGGGGCTGGGGATGCCcaccctgcctcagtttcccctggggacagaggggctgggctgccccgAACTGTCCCCCCCGCACCTTTACCCGCAGACGGCCGAGAGCCCCGAGGACGTGGCTGCAGTCACAGAGCTTG CCAACGGCCCCCCTGAAGCTGCTGTCACAGGAGCGAAGAG gAGCCGCCCCCCCGGGGGCCCGGTGAGCACCCTCCTCCGCAAGGTGCCGCGGGTCAGCCTGGAGCGGCTGGACCTGGATCTGTCGGGGGCGGCGCAGCCCCCCGTCTTCCGCGTCTTCCCCGGCACTTCGGCCGAGGATTTCAGCCTCATCGTCATCGAGCGGGGGGCGCAGCCGCGGCTCCCCGTCCCCTTCACTGTCAAG gtggagcagcaggaggcagccaTCGGGGATACCCAGGACACCAAGCCGGTGGGGCTGCTTCCcgagcaccctggggtgctgggaccccccgGAGCCTCGTTGGGGCTGGGATcagcccccccggcagccccccctatCCCCGGGGTCTCCTGTTGCCGTGTCTGCTGCCAGGCCGGTGCCGTGGTGATGTGTGACCTCTGCGAGCGCTGCTACCACCTCGATTgtcacctccctgccctccaGGAGGTCCCCAG CCCCGAGTGGAGGTGTTTGCTGTGCCAGGACCTGCCGCCCCCCAGCGAGGACGTCGCCGACGGCTTCGAGGAGGGGCTGCCCCACAAACTCTGCCCCCAGGACCAGCAG AAATGTGAGTACGTGCTGCTAGAGCTGCTTTGCCACGAGCCCTGCCGGCCCCTCCACCGCCTCTCCAGCTCCCCG GAGCACCACGACGCCATCGACCTGACCCTCATCCGTGCCAAGCTGCAGCAGAAGCTCACCCCCTACTACCGCTGCCCCGAGGAGTTCGCCCACGACGTCTGGAGGATGATCCGGCAATTCAGCCGCCTCACCGAG GACAAGGCGGACGTTCAGTCCATCCTGGGCTTGCAGCGGTTCTTCGAGGCCCGGCTCAGCGCCGCCTTCGGTGACCGCAAGTTCTCTTCCGCCCTCCTCCTCAAACCCGTCATCCCCCTGGATGAGGCCGAAggctccccagccccccccgccggccctcTGGGGCCCTGA
- the TRIM28 gene encoding transcription intermediary factor 1-beta isoform X2, with protein MSGLAVESVDGAVGKRPDSLDLLERCGVCRERLRAEREPRLLPCLHSVCRECLRAAPGPAAAPPPPDGLVIDCPICKHQCHLKDVVENYFLRDRGAEAAATSQGSSQCCTSCEDNAPATSYCVECSEPLCETCVEAHQRVKYTKDHTVRATGSGKAKEGERAVYCSVHKHEPLVLFCDTCDTLTCRDCQLNTHKDHKYQFLEDAVRNQRKMLATLVKRLGDKHANLQRSTKEVRNFIRQVTDVQKRVQVDVKMAILQIMKELNKRGKVLVSDAQRVTEGQQEKLERQHWAMTKLQRHQEHILRFASWALESDNSTALLLSKKLICFQLHRALKMIVDPVEPQGDMKFQWDLNAWTKSAESFGTIISERSLPPPSLSPQLPAASPRGPSPAAGALQGPLQATVVSKGQYAPSPLLQPPTGPQIGAEEGQGTPGVPQSGGLGLGMPTLPQFPLGTEGLGCPELSPPHLYPQTAESPEDVAAVTELANGPPEAAVTGAKRRAHVNPPGEEEKFVKKLVIKRSRPPGGPVSTLLRKVPRVSLERLDLDLSGAAQPPVFRVFPGTSAEDFSLIVIERGAQPRLPVPFTVKVEQQEAAIGDTQDTKPVGLLPEHPGVLGPPGASLGLGSAPPAAPPIPGVSCCRVCCQAGAVVMCDLCERCYHLDCHLPALQEVPSPEWRCLLCQDLPPPSEDVADGFEEGLPHKLCPQDQQKCEYVLLELLCHEPCRPLHRLSSSPEHHDAIDLTLIRAKLQQKLTPYYRCPEEFAHDVWRMIRQFSRLTEDKADVQSILGLQRFFEARLSAAFGDRKFSSALLLKPVIPLDEAEGSPAPPAGPLGP; from the exons tGATCGACTGCCCCATCTGCAAACACCAATGTCACCTGAAGGATGTCGTGGAGAACTACTTTCTGAGGGACAGAGGGGCCGAGGCAGCTGCCACCAGCCAGGGGTCGAGTCAG TGCTGCACGAGCTGCGAGGACAACGCGCCGGCCACCAGCTACTGCGTGGAGTGCTCGGAGCCGCTCTGCGAGACCTGCGTGGAGGCCCACCAGCGGGTCAAGTACACCAAGGACCACACGGTCCGGGCCACAG GCAGCGGCAAGGCGAAGGAGGGGGAGCGCGCCGTGTACTGCTCCGTGCACAAGCACGAGCCGCTGGTGCTCTTCTGTGACACGTGCGACACGCTCACCTGCCGTGACTGCCAGCTCAACACCCACAAGGACCACAA GTACCAGTTTCTGGAGGATGCGGTGAGGAACCAGCGCAAGATGCTGGCGACGCTGGTGAAGCGCCTGGGCGACAAACACGCCAACCTGCAGCGCTCCACCAAGGAAGTGCGCAACTT CATTCGTCAGGTGACGGACGTACAGAAGCGGGTGCAGGTGGATGTGAAGATGGCCATCCTCCAGATCATGAAGGAGCTCAACAAGCGTGGCAAGGTGCTGGTGAGCGATGCCCAG AGGGTGACGGAGGGgcagcaggagaagctggagCGGCAGCACTGGGCCATGACCAAGCTGCAGCGGCACCAGGAACACATCCTCCGCTTCGCATCCTGGGCCCTAGAGAGCGACAACAGCACCGCTCTGCTGCTCTCCAAGAAGCTG ATCTGCTTCCAGCTCCACCGTGCCCTCAAGATGATCGTGGACCCCGTGGAGCCGCAGGGTGACATGAAGTTCCAGTGGGACCTTAACGCCTGGACCAAGAGCGCTGAGAGCTTTG GCACCATCATCTCAGAGCGGAGCCTCCCCCCGCCATCCCTCAGCCCCCAGCTACCGGCTGCCAGCCCCCgtggccccagccctgctgcaggtgcCTTGCAG GGGCCCCTGCAAGCCACAGTGGTGAGCAAAGGGCAATACGCTCCCagtcccctcctgcagccccccacgGGACCCCAAATCGGAGCTGAGGAGGGGCAGGGGACCCCCGGCGTCCCACAGAGCGGTGGGTTGGGGCTGGGGATGCCcaccctgcctcagtttcccctggggacagaggggctgggctgccccgAACTGTCCCCCCCGCACCTTTACCCGCAGACGGCCGAGAGCCCCGAGGACGTGGCTGCAGTCACAGAGCTTG CCAACGGCCCCCCTGAAGCTGCTGTCACAGGAGCGAAGAG GAGAGCACATGTTAATcctcctggggaggaggagaagttCGTTAAGAAGCTGGTCATTAAGCG gAGCCGCCCCCCCGGGGGCCCGGTGAGCACCCTCCTCCGCAAGGTGCCGCGGGTCAGCCTGGAGCGGCTGGACCTGGATCTGTCGGGGGCGGCGCAGCCCCCCGTCTTCCGCGTCTTCCCCGGCACTTCGGCCGAGGATTTCAGCCTCATCGTCATCGAGCGGGGGGCGCAGCCGCGGCTCCCCGTCCCCTTCACTGTCAAG gtggagcagcaggaggcagccaTCGGGGATACCCAGGACACCAAGCCGGTGGGGCTGCTTCCcgagcaccctggggtgctgggaccccccgGAGCCTCGTTGGGGCTGGGATcagcccccccggcagccccccctatCCCCGGGGTCTCCTGTTGCCGTGTCTGCTGCCAGGCCGGTGCCGTGGTGATGTGTGACCTCTGCGAGCGCTGCTACCACCTCGATTgtcacctccctgccctccaGGAGGTCCCCAG CCCCGAGTGGAGGTGTTTGCTGTGCCAGGACCTGCCGCCCCCCAGCGAGGACGTCGCCGACGGCTTCGAGGAGGGGCTGCCCCACAAACTCTGCCCCCAGGACCAGCAG AAATGTGAGTACGTGCTGCTAGAGCTGCTTTGCCACGAGCCCTGCCGGCCCCTCCACCGCCTCTCCAGCTCCCCG GAGCACCACGACGCCATCGACCTGACCCTCATCCGTGCCAAGCTGCAGCAGAAGCTCACCCCCTACTACCGCTGCCCCGAGGAGTTCGCCCACGACGTCTGGAGGATGATCCGGCAATTCAGCCGCCTCACCGAG GACAAGGCGGACGTTCAGTCCATCCTGGGCTTGCAGCGGTTCTTCGAGGCCCGGCTCAGCGCCGCCTTCGGTGACCGCAAGTTCTCTTCCGCCCTCCTCCTCAAACCCGTCATCCCCCTGGATGAGGCCGAAggctccccagccccccccgccggccctcTGGGGCCCTGA
- the TRIM28 gene encoding transcription intermediary factor 1-beta isoform X3 — translation MSGLAVESVDGAVGKRPDSLDLLERCGVCRERLRAEREPRLLPCLHSVCRECLRAAPGPAAAPPPPDGLVIDCPICKHQCHLKDVVENYFLRDRGAEAAATSQGSSQCCTSCEDNAPATSYCVECSEPLCETCVEAHQRVKYTKDHTVRATGSGKAKEGERAVYCSVHKHEPLVLFCDTCDTLTCRDCQLNTHKDHKYQFLEDAVRNQRKMLATLVKRLGDKHANLQRSTKEVRNFIRQVTDVQKRVQVDVKMAILQIMKELNKRGKVLVSDAQRVTEGQQEKLERQHWAMTKLQRHQEHILRFASWALESDNSTALLLSKKLICFQLHRALKMIVDPVEPQGDMKFQWDLNAWTKSAESFGTIISERSLPPPSLSPQLPAASPRGPSPAAGALQGPLQATVVSKGQYAPSPLLQPPTGPQIGAEEGQGTPGVPQSGGLGLGMPTLPQFPLGTEGLGCPELSPPHLYPQTAESPEDVAAVTELAANGPPEAAVTGAKRSRPPGGPVSTLLRKVPRVSLERLDLDLSGAAQPPVFRVFPGTSAEDFSLIVIERGAQPRLPVPFTVKVEQQEAAIGDTQDTKPVGLLPEHPGVLGPPGASLGLGSAPPAAPPIPGVSCCRVCCQAGAVVMCDLCERCYHLDCHLPALQEVPSPEWRCLLCQDLPPPSEDVADGFEEGLPHKLCPQDQQKCEYVLLELLCHEPCRPLHRLSSSPEHHDAIDLTLIRAKLQQKLTPYYRCPEEFAHDVWRMIRQFSRLTEDKADVQSILGLQRFFEARLSAAFGDRKFSSALLLKPVIPLDEAEGSPAPPAGPLGP, via the exons tGATCGACTGCCCCATCTGCAAACACCAATGTCACCTGAAGGATGTCGTGGAGAACTACTTTCTGAGGGACAGAGGGGCCGAGGCAGCTGCCACCAGCCAGGGGTCGAGTCAG TGCTGCACGAGCTGCGAGGACAACGCGCCGGCCACCAGCTACTGCGTGGAGTGCTCGGAGCCGCTCTGCGAGACCTGCGTGGAGGCCCACCAGCGGGTCAAGTACACCAAGGACCACACGGTCCGGGCCACAG GCAGCGGCAAGGCGAAGGAGGGGGAGCGCGCCGTGTACTGCTCCGTGCACAAGCACGAGCCGCTGGTGCTCTTCTGTGACACGTGCGACACGCTCACCTGCCGTGACTGCCAGCTCAACACCCACAAGGACCACAA GTACCAGTTTCTGGAGGATGCGGTGAGGAACCAGCGCAAGATGCTGGCGACGCTGGTGAAGCGCCTGGGCGACAAACACGCCAACCTGCAGCGCTCCACCAAGGAAGTGCGCAACTT CATTCGTCAGGTGACGGACGTACAGAAGCGGGTGCAGGTGGATGTGAAGATGGCCATCCTCCAGATCATGAAGGAGCTCAACAAGCGTGGCAAGGTGCTGGTGAGCGATGCCCAG AGGGTGACGGAGGGgcagcaggagaagctggagCGGCAGCACTGGGCCATGACCAAGCTGCAGCGGCACCAGGAACACATCCTCCGCTTCGCATCCTGGGCCCTAGAGAGCGACAACAGCACCGCTCTGCTGCTCTCCAAGAAGCTG ATCTGCTTCCAGCTCCACCGTGCCCTCAAGATGATCGTGGACCCCGTGGAGCCGCAGGGTGACATGAAGTTCCAGTGGGACCTTAACGCCTGGACCAAGAGCGCTGAGAGCTTTG GCACCATCATCTCAGAGCGGAGCCTCCCCCCGCCATCCCTCAGCCCCCAGCTACCGGCTGCCAGCCCCCgtggccccagccctgctgcaggtgcCTTGCAG GGGCCCCTGCAAGCCACAGTGGTGAGCAAAGGGCAATACGCTCCCagtcccctcctgcagccccccacgGGACCCCAAATCGGAGCTGAGGAGGGGCAGGGGACCCCCGGCGTCCCACAGAGCGGTGGGTTGGGGCTGGGGATGCCcaccctgcctcagtttcccctggggacagaggggctgggctgccccgAACTGTCCCCCCCGCACCTTTACCCGCAGACGGCCGAGAGCCCCGAGGACGTGGCTGCAGTCACAGAGCTTG CAGCCAACGGCCCCCCTGAAGCTGCTGTCACAGGAGCGAAGAG gAGCCGCCCCCCCGGGGGCCCGGTGAGCACCCTCCTCCGCAAGGTGCCGCGGGTCAGCCTGGAGCGGCTGGACCTGGATCTGTCGGGGGCGGCGCAGCCCCCCGTCTTCCGCGTCTTCCCCGGCACTTCGGCCGAGGATTTCAGCCTCATCGTCATCGAGCGGGGGGCGCAGCCGCGGCTCCCCGTCCCCTTCACTGTCAAG gtggagcagcaggaggcagccaTCGGGGATACCCAGGACACCAAGCCGGTGGGGCTGCTTCCcgagcaccctggggtgctgggaccccccgGAGCCTCGTTGGGGCTGGGATcagcccccccggcagccccccctatCCCCGGGGTCTCCTGTTGCCGTGTCTGCTGCCAGGCCGGTGCCGTGGTGATGTGTGACCTCTGCGAGCGCTGCTACCACCTCGATTgtcacctccctgccctccaGGAGGTCCCCAG CCCCGAGTGGAGGTGTTTGCTGTGCCAGGACCTGCCGCCCCCCAGCGAGGACGTCGCCGACGGCTTCGAGGAGGGGCTGCCCCACAAACTCTGCCCCCAGGACCAGCAG AAATGTGAGTACGTGCTGCTAGAGCTGCTTTGCCACGAGCCCTGCCGGCCCCTCCACCGCCTCTCCAGCTCCCCG GAGCACCACGACGCCATCGACCTGACCCTCATCCGTGCCAAGCTGCAGCAGAAGCTCACCCCCTACTACCGCTGCCCCGAGGAGTTCGCCCACGACGTCTGGAGGATGATCCGGCAATTCAGCCGCCTCACCGAG GACAAGGCGGACGTTCAGTCCATCCTGGGCTTGCAGCGGTTCTTCGAGGCCCGGCTCAGCGCCGCCTTCGGTGACCGCAAGTTCTCTTCCGCCCTCCTCCTCAAACCCGTCATCCCCCTGGATGAGGCCGAAggctccccagccccccccgccggccctcTGGGGCCCTGA
- the TRIM28 gene encoding transcription intermediary factor 1-beta isoform X1, with protein MSGLAVESVDGAVGKRPDSLDLLERCGVCRERLRAEREPRLLPCLHSVCRECLRAAPGPAAAPPPPDGLVIDCPICKHQCHLKDVVENYFLRDRGAEAAATSQGSSQCCTSCEDNAPATSYCVECSEPLCETCVEAHQRVKYTKDHTVRATGSGKAKEGERAVYCSVHKHEPLVLFCDTCDTLTCRDCQLNTHKDHKYQFLEDAVRNQRKMLATLVKRLGDKHANLQRSTKEVRNFIRQVTDVQKRVQVDVKMAILQIMKELNKRGKVLVSDAQRVTEGQQEKLERQHWAMTKLQRHQEHILRFASWALESDNSTALLLSKKLICFQLHRALKMIVDPVEPQGDMKFQWDLNAWTKSAESFGTIISERSLPPPSLSPQLPAASPRGPSPAAGALQGPLQATVVSKGQYAPSPLLQPPTGPQIGAEEGQGTPGVPQSGGLGLGMPTLPQFPLGTEGLGCPELSPPHLYPQTAESPEDVAAVTELAANGPPEAAVTGAKRRAHVNPPGEEEKFVKKLVIKRSRPPGGPVSTLLRKVPRVSLERLDLDLSGAAQPPVFRVFPGTSAEDFSLIVIERGAQPRLPVPFTVKVEQQEAAIGDTQDTKPVGLLPEHPGVLGPPGASLGLGSAPPAAPPIPGVSCCRVCCQAGAVVMCDLCERCYHLDCHLPALQEVPSPEWRCLLCQDLPPPSEDVADGFEEGLPHKLCPQDQQKCEYVLLELLCHEPCRPLHRLSSSPEHHDAIDLTLIRAKLQQKLTPYYRCPEEFAHDVWRMIRQFSRLTEDKADVQSILGLQRFFEARLSAAFGDRKFSSALLLKPVIPLDEAEGSPAPPAGPLGP; from the exons tGATCGACTGCCCCATCTGCAAACACCAATGTCACCTGAAGGATGTCGTGGAGAACTACTTTCTGAGGGACAGAGGGGCCGAGGCAGCTGCCACCAGCCAGGGGTCGAGTCAG TGCTGCACGAGCTGCGAGGACAACGCGCCGGCCACCAGCTACTGCGTGGAGTGCTCGGAGCCGCTCTGCGAGACCTGCGTGGAGGCCCACCAGCGGGTCAAGTACACCAAGGACCACACGGTCCGGGCCACAG GCAGCGGCAAGGCGAAGGAGGGGGAGCGCGCCGTGTACTGCTCCGTGCACAAGCACGAGCCGCTGGTGCTCTTCTGTGACACGTGCGACACGCTCACCTGCCGTGACTGCCAGCTCAACACCCACAAGGACCACAA GTACCAGTTTCTGGAGGATGCGGTGAGGAACCAGCGCAAGATGCTGGCGACGCTGGTGAAGCGCCTGGGCGACAAACACGCCAACCTGCAGCGCTCCACCAAGGAAGTGCGCAACTT CATTCGTCAGGTGACGGACGTACAGAAGCGGGTGCAGGTGGATGTGAAGATGGCCATCCTCCAGATCATGAAGGAGCTCAACAAGCGTGGCAAGGTGCTGGTGAGCGATGCCCAG AGGGTGACGGAGGGgcagcaggagaagctggagCGGCAGCACTGGGCCATGACCAAGCTGCAGCGGCACCAGGAACACATCCTCCGCTTCGCATCCTGGGCCCTAGAGAGCGACAACAGCACCGCTCTGCTGCTCTCCAAGAAGCTG ATCTGCTTCCAGCTCCACCGTGCCCTCAAGATGATCGTGGACCCCGTGGAGCCGCAGGGTGACATGAAGTTCCAGTGGGACCTTAACGCCTGGACCAAGAGCGCTGAGAGCTTTG GCACCATCATCTCAGAGCGGAGCCTCCCCCCGCCATCCCTCAGCCCCCAGCTACCGGCTGCCAGCCCCCgtggccccagccctgctgcaggtgcCTTGCAG GGGCCCCTGCAAGCCACAGTGGTGAGCAAAGGGCAATACGCTCCCagtcccctcctgcagccccccacgGGACCCCAAATCGGAGCTGAGGAGGGGCAGGGGACCCCCGGCGTCCCACAGAGCGGTGGGTTGGGGCTGGGGATGCCcaccctgcctcagtttcccctggggacagaggggctgggctgccccgAACTGTCCCCCCCGCACCTTTACCCGCAGACGGCCGAGAGCCCCGAGGACGTGGCTGCAGTCACAGAGCTTG CAGCCAACGGCCCCCCTGAAGCTGCTGTCACAGGAGCGAAGAG GAGAGCACATGTTAATcctcctggggaggaggagaagttCGTTAAGAAGCTGGTCATTAAGCG gAGCCGCCCCCCCGGGGGCCCGGTGAGCACCCTCCTCCGCAAGGTGCCGCGGGTCAGCCTGGAGCGGCTGGACCTGGATCTGTCGGGGGCGGCGCAGCCCCCCGTCTTCCGCGTCTTCCCCGGCACTTCGGCCGAGGATTTCAGCCTCATCGTCATCGAGCGGGGGGCGCAGCCGCGGCTCCCCGTCCCCTTCACTGTCAAG gtggagcagcaggaggcagccaTCGGGGATACCCAGGACACCAAGCCGGTGGGGCTGCTTCCcgagcaccctggggtgctgggaccccccgGAGCCTCGTTGGGGCTGGGATcagcccccccggcagccccccctatCCCCGGGGTCTCCTGTTGCCGTGTCTGCTGCCAGGCCGGTGCCGTGGTGATGTGTGACCTCTGCGAGCGCTGCTACCACCTCGATTgtcacctccctgccctccaGGAGGTCCCCAG CCCCGAGTGGAGGTGTTTGCTGTGCCAGGACCTGCCGCCCCCCAGCGAGGACGTCGCCGACGGCTTCGAGGAGGGGCTGCCCCACAAACTCTGCCCCCAGGACCAGCAG AAATGTGAGTACGTGCTGCTAGAGCTGCTTTGCCACGAGCCCTGCCGGCCCCTCCACCGCCTCTCCAGCTCCCCG GAGCACCACGACGCCATCGACCTGACCCTCATCCGTGCCAAGCTGCAGCAGAAGCTCACCCCCTACTACCGCTGCCCCGAGGAGTTCGCCCACGACGTCTGGAGGATGATCCGGCAATTCAGCCGCCTCACCGAG GACAAGGCGGACGTTCAGTCCATCCTGGGCTTGCAGCGGTTCTTCGAGGCCCGGCTCAGCGCCGCCTTCGGTGACCGCAAGTTCTCTTCCGCCCTCCTCCTCAAACCCGTCATCCCCCTGGATGAGGCCGAAggctccccagccccccccgccggccctcTGGGGCCCTGA